GTCGAGCCCGGCGAACAGCTGCGCCTGCGGTGCCGCCTGCATCGTGAAATAGGCGAGCGCGGCGATGCCGATCGCGGAGGTCATCGCGATCGCGGGGAGCGCGCGCTGCACCGCCGGCTGGCGGATGAACTGGCTCACGGGTGCGAAGCGACCGCCCAGGACGGGGGCGGGGAGGCGGTTCGTGGACCCGTCGTCGACGGGGGTGAGGATTTGTGCTTCGGCCATGGATTACACCGGCATGTTCATGATGTCGCGGTACGCGGACAGCAGCTTGTTGCGGACTTGCAGGGTGGTTTCGAAGCCGAGCGAGGCTTTCTGGCGCTCGATCATCACGCTGACGATGTCGTGCGTGTCACCGCGCTCATAGGCTTCGGTGATCTGGCTCGCCTTCGTCTGCTGGGCATTCACCTGCTGGAGCGCATTGTTGATCGCGGCGCCGAAATCGGGAGCGCCGCCGGCGCCCTCGACGCCGCCTTCGGCCGCGCCGATCCCGCCGCGGCCCGCGGCGCGCTGCAACGCCTGGTTCTGATTGAGGATCGAACTGCGCATCTGCAGCAGCCGGCTCGGGTCAATCGTGCTCATTGCTTCTTCATCCGTCCTGTTGCGCGGCGGTCTGCCGCACGCACAAAGAAGGATGCAAAGCTCGTGCCAAAAATATATATATAATATTTTCAGTAGTTTAAATGAGAATTGCCTGGCCTGTGGGCGACTTTCGGCATTTTTTTGACGCGCCGGGCTTAAGCGCTGCCGCGGGGCGCCGTTACTGGCTTCGTGACCGCTCCTCGAGCCCTCACATCACGGGAATGGCCATCGAGGCCGGAAAGGAACAAAGATGACTGTCATCAACACCAATGTGAGCGCGCTTCGCGCCCAGAACAACTCGCGTGTCGCAAGCCAAATGCAGTCGCAGGCGATGGAACGCCTGTCGAGCGGCAAGCGCATCAACAGCGCGAAGGACGACGCCGCCGGCCTCGCCATCGCGACCCGCATGGACGCCAGCGCCCGCGGCCTGACCCAGGCGATCCGCAATGCCAACGACGGCATTTCGCTTGCCCAGACCGCCGACAGCGCCGCCGGCAGCATCTCGGACATCCTCGTCCGTATGCGTGAACTGGCGATGCAGGCCTCGACGGGCACGCTGAGCGACGACGACCGCACGCTGGTGCAGGAAGAAGTTACCGCGCTGATTTCGCAGATCGGCGACGTCGCGACCCGCACCACCTTCAACGACAATGTGCTGCTCGACGGCAGTGTTGCCGCGGGCTTCGACATCCAGACCGGTCTCGATACCGGCCAGGTCGTGAACATCACGGTTGCCGATCTGCAGGCTGCCGCGCTTGGCGTCGACGCGCTCGACTTCTCGACCGCGGCGGGTGCGCAGGGCGCGCTTGCGACGC
This DNA window, taken from Sphingopyxis sp. PAMC25046, encodes the following:
- a CDS encoding flagellin, whose protein sequence is MTVINTNVSALRAQNNSRVASQMQSQAMERLSSGKRINSAKDDAAGLAIATRMDASARGLTQAIRNANDGISLAQTADSAAGSISDILVRMRELAMQASTGTLSDDDRTLVQEEVTALISQIGDVATRTTFNDNVLLDGSVAAGFDIQTGLDTGQVVNITVADLQAAALGVDALDFSTAAGAQGALATLDTAIDTVATERANLGAQQNRLSSAVDNLTSSVTNLSESKSRIEDADFSVESTNLAAAGILAQASTAMLAQANQSSQGVMNLLR
- the fliE gene encoding flagellar hook-basal body complex protein FliE produces the protein MSTIDPSRLLQMRSSILNQNQALQRAAGRGGIGAAEGGVEGAGGAPDFGAAINNALQQVNAQQTKASQITEAYERGDTHDIVSVMIERQKASLGFETTLQVRNKLLSAYRDIMNMPV